A section of the Drosophila sechellia strain sech25 chromosome 3L, ASM438219v1, whole genome shotgun sequence genome encodes:
- the LOC6618327 gene encoding protein aurora borealis: protein MYNDEVRTPQALKNRYITNVNGLKCRARRNSHSNSSNSSAAAATPTNGGKENGKYSPQMSGNVCTPPPKRLHKVRNPFEGAMADRLHLPLIASPSLFRSRTPQLSSTQFEWNIDEVSQLKPADVEPHETQFHDSPDPEQESKAQLAISAFFKESHIVPSPVDCPLRKQRIILNCSEDNTPISNKSRRMRDCEVQTELTLPPILPKALEDALLPYLRPHLAGRLSGRSKSSGGPDIFNSSMRRKLFDLHNVIVLGEQDTAEQSRSMVGSSPQGKQTMFAGRLSDSASGESSFGCLSPIRNLCGLPPGTPDNGTCSGKRKLLMHELELPSPIAPSEHLSRRLVHSKVEVSVTEQHDTLSERTALKFTPDRSSSPMGALEHSDCSINQRVRRLRVNSTRQVVIEAGDQPLFEETEGEEEEAETDDDEEAEAMQLSTVSFNCSSSNSDTPRGHKRHRSAQRKNLSQSFSANLEEEADQTPDAGSIQPAEAPSVAMPQQGARIPLYRADSGFNETSSTTFAFSQDLPLDVSMACCSTPSTRS, encoded by the exons ATGTACAACGACGAGGTGCGAACGCCGCAAGCCCTCAAGAATCGATACATTACAAATGTGAACGGATTAAAGTGCCGGGCGCGCCGGAACAGCCACTCGAACAGCAGCAACTcgtcggcggcggcggcaacgCCAACGAATGGCGgcaaagaaaatggaaaatacagCCCCCAGATGTCGGGAAATGTGTGCACCCCGCCCCCGAAAAGGCTGCACAAGGTGCGGAATCCCTTCGAGGGAGCGATGGCAGATCGTTTACACCTGCCACTGATCGCCAG TCCCTCGCTTTTCCGCTCGCGGACACCCCAACTCTCGTCCACCCAGTTCGAGTGGAACATTGACGAGGTCTCCCAACTGAAACCCGCCGACGTGGAGCCCCATGAAACCCAGTTCCACGATTCCCCCGATCCCGAGCAGGAATCCAAGGCCCAGCTGGCCATCAGTGCCTTTTTCAAGGAGTCACACATTGTGCCAAGTCCGGTGGATTGTCCATTGCGAAAACAGCGCATAATACTCAATTGCAGCGAGGACAACACTCCCATATCGAATAAGTCGCGGAGGATGCGGGATTGCGAGGTGCAAACGGAACTTACTCTGCCGCCGATATTGCCAAAGGCCCTAGAGGATGCCCTGCTTCCGTACTTGCGGCCACACTTGGCTGGCCGCTTGTCTGGCAGGAGCAAATCCAGTGGTGGTCCCGACATCTTTAATAGCTCCATGCGCCGGAAACTCTTCGATCTGCACAATGTCATTGTTTTGGGCGAACAGGACACGGCGGAGCAGTCGAGGTCGATGGTGGGCTCCAGTCCGCAGGGCAAGCAAACAATGTTCGCGGGCAGATTGTCGGATTCCGCCTCCGGGGAAAGCAGCTTCGGCTGCCTTTCTCCCATTAGAAACCTATGCGGACTACCGCCAGGCACTCCCGATAATGGCACTTGCTCGGGAAAGAGGAAACTTCTTATGCACGAGCTGGAGCTGCCGTCGCCCATTGCCCCGTCGGAGCATCTCAGTCGGAGATTGGTGCACTCCAAGGTAGAGGTCAGCGTTACGGAGCAGCACGACACGTTGTCAGAGCGCACGGCATTGAAGTTCACGCCAGACAGGAGTTCCTCGCCCATGGGCGCACTGGAGCATTCCGATTGCAGCATTAATCAGAGGGTTCGTCGGCTGCGTGTGAATAGCACGCGACAGGTTGTAATCGAGGCAGGGGATCAGCCGCTTTTCGAGGAAACGGAGGGTGAGGAAGAGGAGGCTGAAACCGATGACGACGAAGAGGCGGAGGCCATGCAACTATCGACAGTGAGCTTCAACTGCAGCTCCTCCAATTCAGATACTCCGCGCGGACATAAAAGACATCGCTCCGCACAACGCAAGAATCTCTCGCAGTCCTTTAGTGCCAATTTGGAGGAGGAAGCGGATCAGACACCAGATGCGGGCTCCATCCAGCCAGCAGAGGCACCATCTGTAGCGATGCCCCAGCAAGGAGCCAGGATTCCGCTATATCGGGCGGACAGCGGCTTCAACGAGACTTCTAGCACGACCTTTGCCTTCTCGCAGGATCTCCCGCTGGATGTGTCCATGGCCTGCTGCTCCACCCCCTCCACCCGATCTTGA